The following proteins are encoded in a genomic region of Aliiroseovarius sp. F47248L:
- the aroA gene encoding 3-phosphoshikimate 1-carboxyvinyltransferase, with product MSGHGPAIPMTSRKSGPLKGEARVPGDKSISHRSLILGAMAVGETHITGLLEGEDVLGTADAMRAFGADVERVGEGEWRVNGVGVGGFAEPEQVIDCGNAGTGVRLIMGAMATQPITATFTGDASLRSRPMGRVTDPIALFGAQSFGREGGRLPMTIIGAREPVAVRYTTPMASAQVKSAVLLAGLNAPGKTVVIEKEATRDHTERMLAGFGAEITVEQTDEGRVVTLTGQPELEPQTIAVPRDPSSAAFPVCAALIVPGSDVLVPNIGLNPTRAGLFNTLQDMGADLTFENERLEGGEPVADLRAKYSPNMKGIVVPPERAASMIDEYPILSVVAAFATGTTNMPGVHELRVKESDRIDAMAKGLRAAGLVVEEGEDWWAVDGLGPEGVRGGATVATVLDHRIAMSFACLGFASQKPINLDDGSPIATSFPVFEPLMAGLGAQLVRSNV from the coding sequence ATGTCCGGACACGGCCCCGCCATTCCCATGACGTCACGCAAATCCGGCCCGCTGAAGGGCGAGGCGCGCGTGCCCGGCGACAAATCGATCAGTCACAGATCCCTGATCCTCGGGGCGATGGCGGTCGGGGAAACCCATATCACCGGTCTTTTGGAAGGCGAGGATGTGTTGGGCACCGCCGATGCGATGCGGGCGTTCGGGGCCGATGTCGAACGTGTGGGCGAAGGCGAGTGGCGTGTGAACGGTGTGGGTGTGGGCGGCTTTGCGGAACCCGAGCAGGTCATTGACTGCGGGAATGCGGGCACCGGCGTGCGCCTGATCATGGGTGCGATGGCCACCCAACCGATTACCGCGACCTTCACCGGCGATGCGTCGCTTCGGTCGCGCCCGATGGGGCGAGTGACAGATCCGATCGCGCTGTTCGGTGCGCAAAGCTTTGGGCGCGAAGGTGGGCGGCTGCCGATGACCATCATTGGTGCGCGCGAACCCGTCGCTGTGCGTTACACAACGCCGATGGCTTCGGCGCAGGTGAAGTCTGCAGTATTGTTGGCGGGACTGAACGCGCCGGGCAAAACTGTCGTTATTGAAAAAGAGGCCACACGCGATCACACCGAACGCATGTTGGCCGGTTTCGGTGCCGAGATAACTGTAGAACAAACCGATGAAGGACGCGTGGTTACGCTGACAGGGCAACCCGAACTTGAACCACAGACCATCGCTGTTCCTCGCGATCCAAGTTCAGCCGCGTTTCCAGTCTGTGCGGCGTTGATCGTGCCCGGATCTGACGTTCTGGTTCCCAATATCGGCCTGAACCCAACCCGCGCTGGGCTGTTTAATACTTTACAAGATATGGGCGCGGATCTGACATTTGAAAACGAGAGGTTAGAGGGTGGCGAACCCGTTGCCGACTTGCGCGCGAAATACTCGCCAAACATGAAGGGCATTGTTGTGCCACCTGAGCGGGCTGCCAGCATGATTGACGAATACCCGATCCTGTCGGTCGTTGCAGCCTTCGCCACAGGCACCACCAATATGCCCGGTGTGCATGAATTGCGCGTGAAGGAAAGCGACCGCATTGACGCGATGGCCAAGGGCTTGCGCGCCGCTGGCCTCGTGGTTGAGGAAGGCGAGGATTGGTGGGCCGTGGACGGGTTGGGGCCGGAGGGCGTGCGCGGTGGCGCAACTGTGGCAACCGTTCTGGATCACCGCATCGCGATGAGTTTTGCTTGCCTTGGGTTCGCGTCACAAAAGCCGATCAATCTGGATGATGGCAGTCCCATCGCAACCAGCTTCCCGGTGTTTGAGCCACTAATGGCGGGGCTTGGCGCTCAGTTGGTGCGGTCAAACGTATGA